A stretch of Longimicrobiaceae bacterium DNA encodes these proteins:
- a CDS encoding MBL fold metallo-hydrolase, protein MKLRALPLLALLPLAACTLNLRQVQDPPRSLAIPTAHPWSSLVYLARTDSGVVVFDLGWTGAGRRLRRVLRQVGATPHEVRAVFLTHSHRDHVNAWREVRGARFHLTAVEAPLFVGEARHRDLPSRVAERVFGRRGPRPGEVEVRPFGADTAFAFGADTVRAFLLPGHTAGSAAYLFRSVLLVGDAIAYNHLTGFQGAKRIFTRDVQQSRASLASLFGRVRPYEVRWVCNAHGKCARPDSAFVRKVTR, encoded by the coding sequence ATGAAGCTCCGGGCCCTCCCCCTCCTCGCGCTGCTCCCGCTCGCCGCCTGCACCCTCAACCTGCGGCAGGTGCAGGACCCTCCGCGCTCGCTCGCCATCCCCACCGCCCACCCCTGGAGCAGCCTGGTGTACCTGGCGCGCACCGACAGCGGCGTGGTAGTGTTCGACCTGGGCTGGACCGGTGCGGGGAGGCGGCTGCGGCGTGTCCTGCGGCAGGTGGGGGCGACGCCGCACGAGGTGCGCGCGGTCTTCCTGACCCACAGCCACCGCGACCACGTGAACGCCTGGAGGGAGGTGCGGGGCGCGCGGTTCCACCTCACTGCGGTGGAAGCACCGCTCTTCGTGGGAGAGGCGCGCCACCGCGACCTCCCCTCCCGCGTGGCGGAACGGGTCTTCGGCCGCCGCGGGCCGCGTCCGGGAGAGGTGGAGGTTCGCCCCTTCGGCGCGGACACCGCCTTCGCCTTCGGGGCGGACACCGTGCGCGCCTTCCTCCTCCCCGGCCACACCGCAGGGAGCGCCGCCTATCTCTTCCGCAGCGTGCTCCTCGTAGGGGACGCGATCGCCTACAACCACCTGACCGGCTTCCAGGGCGCCAAGCGGATCTTCACCCGCGACGTCCAGCAAAGCCGGGCCAGCCTGGCCTCGCTCTTCGGGCGGGTGAGGCCGTACGAGGTGCGCTGGGTGTGCAACGCGCACGGGAAGTGTGCCCGCCCCGACTCGGCGTTCGTGCGGAAGGTGACGAGATAG
- a CDS encoding tryptophan 2,3-dioxygenase family protein, producing the protein MEHVLPCGHAVRDPDQTHYCTYLRLDELLRLQPEGERLRHPDEHLFVVTHQSFEVWFTQLRFDLRRIIDALQRDDVGLATWLTHRCTAITRLLSPMMRVLETMTPSDFYAFRAHLVPASGTESWQWHEIEILAGAREERFRMHLESPLSEEAGTGAQAYLWMDRLAKLWDEPSVASACRELFARRGVEPADAYRVSPADNPHADLVLLSEALLDFDEEVKVWRFIHARTAERTIGPDNVGTGHTTGVRYLDMAAQHRELFFPFLWEARATLWERAQEAT; encoded by the coding sequence GTGGAGCACGTCCTCCCCTGCGGGCACGCTGTCCGCGACCCGGACCAGACGCACTACTGCACCTACCTGCGCCTGGACGAGCTGCTCCGCCTCCAGCCCGAGGGGGAGCGGCTGCGCCACCCGGACGAGCACCTGTTCGTGGTGACCCACCAGTCGTTTGAGGTGTGGTTCACCCAGCTCCGCTTCGACCTGCGCCGCATCATCGACGCCCTGCAGCGCGACGACGTGGGGCTGGCGACCTGGCTGACGCACCGCTGCACGGCCATCACGCGCCTCCTCTCCCCGATGATGCGGGTGCTGGAGACGATGACCCCCTCGGACTTCTACGCCTTCCGCGCGCACCTCGTCCCCGCCAGCGGAACCGAGAGCTGGCAGTGGCACGAGATCGAGATCCTGGCCGGCGCGCGCGAGGAGCGGTTCCGCATGCACCTGGAGAGCCCGCTCTCCGAGGAGGCGGGGACGGGGGCGCAGGCGTACCTGTGGATGGACCGCCTGGCGAAGCTGTGGGACGAGCCCTCGGTGGCCTCCGCGTGCCGGGAGCTGTTCGCGCGGCGCGGCGTGGAGCCGGCCGACGCGTACCGGGTATCCCCGGCGGACAACCCGCACGCGGATCTGGTGCTCCTCTCCGAGGCGCTGCTGGACTTCGACGAGGAGGTGAAGGTGTGGCGCTTCATCCACGCCCGCACTGCCGAGCGCACCATCGGCCCCGACAACGTGGGGACCGGCCACACTACCGGCGTCCGCTACCTGGACATGGCGGCCCAGCACCGCGAGCTGTTCTTCCCCTTCCTCTGGGAGGCGCGCGCCACGCTCTGGGAGCGGGCGCAGGAAGCCACGTAG
- a CDS encoding class II fumarate hydratase, with amino-acid sequence MTDSNSGFRTERDSLGEMQVPAGALYGAQTQRAVENFPISGIRFPRRFIHALGTIKKACARANQEMGWLDAPVADAVARAADEVIEGALDAQFVLDIFQTGSGTSSNMNANEVIATRATALLGSGRVHPNDHVNMGQSSNDVIPTAMHVSARVAIHQDLIPALERLRDALQAKAAEFDDVVKSGRTHLMDATPVRLGQEFGGYASQVDHGIRRLRNASEELAELALGGTAVGTGTNAHPDYARRAIEHISRDTGLEFREAENHFEAQGAKDAFVSASGALNTLAVSLMKIANDVRWLASGPTSGLAEITLPAVQPGSSIMPGKVNPVMSEALMMVCAQVMGNHTAVTVGGQHGNFELNVMMPVMANALLQSVDILANACDAFRGRAVEGIGANRERARELLEKNPSIATALNAYVGYDEAASVAKEAAKNSESVREVVKRRGLLSDAQLDEVLNVREMTEPGIPGGGAPGGGAG; translated from the coding sequence ATGACGGATAGCAACTCCGGTTTCCGCACCGAGCGCGACTCCCTGGGGGAGATGCAGGTCCCCGCCGGCGCGCTGTACGGCGCGCAGACGCAGCGCGCGGTCGAGAACTTCCCCATCAGCGGGATCCGCTTCCCGCGCCGCTTCATCCACGCCCTGGGCACCATCAAGAAGGCGTGCGCGCGGGCCAACCAGGAGATGGGGTGGCTGGACGCGCCGGTGGCGGACGCCGTCGCCCGCGCCGCCGACGAGGTGATCGAGGGGGCGCTGGACGCGCAGTTCGTGCTGGACATCTTCCAGACGGGGAGCGGCACCTCCAGCAACATGAACGCCAACGAGGTGATCGCCACCCGGGCCACCGCGCTCCTGGGGAGCGGGCGCGTGCACCCCAACGACCACGTCAACATGGGGCAGAGCTCCAACGACGTGATCCCCACGGCCATGCACGTTTCGGCGCGCGTCGCCATCCACCAGGACCTGATCCCCGCGCTGGAGCGGCTCCGCGACGCGCTGCAGGCCAAGGCCGCCGAGTTCGACGACGTGGTCAAGAGCGGGCGGACCCACCTGATGGACGCCACCCCGGTCCGGCTGGGGCAGGAGTTCGGCGGGTACGCCTCGCAGGTGGACCACGGGATCCGCCGGCTCCGGAACGCCTCGGAGGAGCTGGCCGAGCTGGCGCTGGGCGGCACCGCCGTCGGGACGGGGACCAACGCGCACCCGGACTACGCCCGCAGGGCCATCGAGCACATCAGCCGCGACACCGGGCTGGAGTTCCGCGAGGCGGAGAACCACTTCGAGGCGCAGGGCGCCAAGGACGCCTTCGTCAGCGCTTCCGGGGCGCTCAACACCCTGGCGGTGTCGCTGATGAAGATCGCCAACGACGTACGCTGGCTGGCGAGCGGCCCCACCTCCGGCCTGGCCGAGATCACCCTACCCGCGGTGCAGCCGGGCTCCTCCATCATGCCGGGGAAGGTGAACCCGGTGATGAGCGAGGCGCTGATGATGGTGTGCGCGCAGGTCATGGGGAACCACACGGCCGTCACGGTGGGCGGGCAGCACGGCAACTTCGAGCTGAACGTGATGATGCCGGTGATGGCGAACGCCCTGCTGCAGTCCGTCGACATCCTGGCGAACGCCTGCGACGCCTTCCGCGGGCGCGCCGTGGAGGGGATCGGGGCCAACCGCGAGCGGGCCCGGGAGCTGCTGGAGAAGAACCCGTCCATCGCCACCGCGCTGAACGCCTACGTCGGGTACGACGAGGCGGCCTCGGTCGCCAAGGAAGCGGCGAAGAACTCCGAGTCGGTGCGCGAGGTGGTGAAGCGCCGCGGGCTCCTTTCCGACGCGCAGCTCGACGAGGTGCTGAACGTGCGCGAGATGACCGAGCCGGGGATCCCCGGCGGGGGCGCCCCGGGCGGCGGCGCGGGCTGA
- a CDS encoding HAD family acid phosphatase has translation MPDHSPHKPKAVIWDLDGTLSDDRARAHFVEVEQGRARDWESYFDAIDQDAPIAASMEILQALRAHGSRIVFLTGRPDYTREKTERWLKANGLDDYDRLVMRPEGERRPAGYFKADAVAALREEYQLVCAFEDRIDVAEALRDAGIPVFLFGAGMDAAAEALEVLEVEQEELLEDAPGEGR, from the coding sequence ATGCCCGACCACTCGCCGCACAAGCCGAAGGCCGTCATCTGGGACCTGGACGGCACCCTCTCCGACGACCGGGCGCGCGCACACTTCGTCGAGGTGGAGCAGGGGCGCGCCCGGGACTGGGAGTCGTACTTCGACGCCATCGACCAGGACGCTCCGATCGCCGCGTCCATGGAGATCCTCCAGGCCCTGCGCGCGCACGGCTCGCGCATCGTCTTCCTCACCGGACGGCCGGACTACACCCGGGAGAAGACGGAACGGTGGCTCAAGGCCAACGGGCTCGACGACTACGACCGGCTGGTGATGCGCCCGGAGGGGGAGCGCCGCCCGGCGGGCTACTTCAAGGCGGACGCGGTCGCCGCGCTCCGCGAGGAGTACCAGCTGGTCTGCGCCTTCGAGGACCGGATCGACGTCGCCGAGGCGCTGCGCGACGCCGGGATCCCGGTGTTCCTGTTCGGTGCCGGAATGGACGCCGCCGCGGAGGCGCTGGAGGTGCTGGAGGTGGAGCAGGAGGAGCTGCTGGAGGACGCGCCGGGAGAGGGGCGGTAG
- a CDS encoding SDR family oxidoreductase produces the protein MTDQVRGKAAVVTGGSKGIGYAIAEALAGAGANVVISARHEDEVQEAARRLNEGGGGEVVGVVCDVRRHDDVKRMIGTTVERFGGVDVLINNAGVGAFAPVDELPPEKWAQVIETNLNGVYYCCHEAVPHMRGRGGGWIINIASLAGKNPFAGGAAYNASKFGLVGFSEALMLDVRQHDIRVNYIMPGSVATYFNDHTPSEEDAWKIQPEDIAKIVMDLLAFPGRTLPSRVEVRPSKPPKR, from the coding sequence ATGACGGATCAGGTGCGCGGCAAGGCGGCGGTGGTGACGGGGGGAAGCAAGGGGATCGGCTACGCCATCGCGGAGGCGCTCGCGGGCGCCGGGGCGAACGTGGTGATCTCCGCCCGCCACGAGGACGAGGTGCAGGAGGCGGCGCGGCGGCTGAACGAGGGGGGCGGCGGCGAGGTGGTGGGCGTCGTCTGCGACGTGCGGCGCCACGACGACGTGAAACGGATGATCGGCACCACGGTGGAGCGCTTCGGGGGCGTGGACGTGCTGATCAACAACGCCGGCGTGGGCGCCTTCGCCCCGGTGGACGAGCTGCCCCCGGAGAAGTGGGCGCAGGTCATCGAGACCAACCTGAACGGGGTGTACTACTGCTGCCACGAGGCCGTCCCGCACATGCGCGGGCGCGGCGGCGGGTGGATCATCAACATCGCCTCGCTCGCCGGGAAGAACCCCTTCGCGGGCGGGGCCGCGTACAACGCATCCAAGTTCGGGCTGGTGGGCTTCTCGGAGGCGCTGATGCTGGACGTGCGGCAGCACGACATCCGGGTCAACTACATCATGCCGGGGAGCGTGGCGACGTACTTCAACGACCACACCCCGAGCGAGGAGGACGCCTGGAAGATCCAGCCGGAGGACATCGCGAAGATCGTGATGGACCTGCTGGCCTTCCCCGGCCGCACCCTCCCGTCCCGGGTGGAGGTCCGGCCGAGCAAGCCGCCGAAGCGGTAG
- a CDS encoding DUF983 domain-containing protein, which translates to MREGESTSVGGVRPAGIGTRVARAARLRCPHCGRGRVVESWFRMRERCPVCGIRTARGEDDFMLGAMVFNIAFAEGLLAVVLVGVAVATWPDVPWTFLRFGGPVLMVLAPIFFLPFSRTLWMAFEPVFFPVTPEEAEEGREAVRK; encoded by the coding sequence ATGCGGGAAGGGGAGAGCACGAGCGTCGGCGGGGTGCGGCCCGCGGGGATCGGCACGCGGGTGGCGCGGGCGGCCCGGTTGCGCTGCCCCCACTGCGGACGCGGGCGGGTGGTGGAGTCGTGGTTCCGGATGCGCGAGAGGTGCCCGGTCTGCGGGATCCGCACCGCCCGCGGCGAGGACGACTTCATGCTGGGCGCCATGGTGTTCAACATCGCCTTCGCGGAGGGGCTGCTGGCCGTGGTCCTCGTCGGCGTCGCCGTCGCCACCTGGCCGGACGTGCCCTGGACCTTCCTCCGGTTCGGCGGGCCGGTGCTGATGGTACTGGCGCCGATCTTCTTCCTCCCGTTCTCCCGGACGCTGTGGATGGCCTTCGAGCCCGTCTTCTTCCCGGTCACGCCGGAGGAGGCGGAGGAGGGAAGGGAGGCGGTGCGGAAGTAG